In the Nitratiruptor sp. YY09-18 genome, ATATAGGCTCGATGATCCAGGAGTTGGACTGCGCAATAACGGTAGAAGAGTACTTACCTATGCGGATTTGCGCTCACTGCGCTCTACAAAAGATGACAAATATCCAGATAGAGAGATCATTTTGCATTTGACCGGAAATATGGAGCGCTACATGTGGTCTATAAACGGTATTCCATACCATGAGGCAGATCCTATTAGGTTTCGCTATGGAGAGAGAGTGCGTATCACCTACATCAATGATACGATGATGAATCATCCTATGCATCTGCACGGTTTGTGGAGTGATTTGGAAACAGGAGATGAGAATCATCTGGTAAGGAAACATACCATCATTTCACAGCCTGGATCAAAGATAAGCTTTCGTGTTACTGTAGATGCCAAAGGTGCATGGGCATATCACTGCCATCTTCTCTATCACATGAAGGATATGTTTAGAAAAGTAGTAGTCACATAAGGAGAAGAGATGAAAAATCTATTTTTACAATTGCTGCTTTTTGCTACACTCATGAGCTCTACATTTGCTGGTAGTGGAGGAGATATATTGCGAGCAACTTTTACAGCAGATAGTCTTGAGTACCAGGCAAATTTTGATGAGAGAGCAATATATTGGGATACTTACGGATATATCGGATATGATATCAATAAACTCTATTTTTACAGTGAAGGTGAAAAGCCTCATAGAGAAAGCGCCAATAGCGAAAACCAGCTTCTCTATTCTCGTGCAATCGCACCTTTTTGGGATGTGCAAATAGGAGTGGGTTTAGATAGAGCAAACGAAAAATATAAATCATGGGCTGTTATCGCCCTTGCAGGATTGGCACCTTACTTTTTTGAAACAAGAGCTGCACTTTTGGTTGGTGGGAATGGAAATATTGGACTTAGAATCGATCTTGAATATGAAGCGCTT is a window encoding:
- a CDS encoding copper resistance protein B, with amino-acid sequence MKNLFLQLLLFATLMSSTFAGSGGDILRATFTADSLEYQANFDERAIYWDTYGYIGYDINKLYFYSEGEKPHRESANSENQLLYSRAIAPFWDVQIGVGLDRANEKYKSWAVIALAGLAPYFFETRAALLVGGNGNIGLRIDLEYEALLTQKLILTPKVSSEAYTKNEPRMGYGAGLSNLTIGARLRYEIKREFAPYVGIEWSKNFGNTRKYSPFNELYLVGGVRFWF